The genomic segment ATTCCCCGATCTGCCGCTTGCCCATGAGCCGCACGGAGAAGATCACCACCCCGTACAGGATCAGGGAGCGGAGAAATCCGATCGCCATAGCTTCCTCCTACTTGTCCTTGGAGCGGAAGCACACCGCCGCCAGCAGACCAAAGAGCATGGCTGCGGTAATGCCCCCTGCCGCAGAGGTCAGCCCGCCCAGGAATACCCCCAGAAAGCCGTGTTCATCCACCGCCTTGCGGACGCCCTCCGCCAGCAGGTGCCCGAAGCCGGTGAGGGGCACGCT from the Ruminococcus champanellensis 18P13 = JCM 17042 genome contains:
- the spoVAE gene encoding stage V sporulation protein AE, whose translation is MEYVWAFLVGGALCAIGQALIDYTKLTPARILVSFVVAGVILSGVGLYPKLIELAGGGASVPLTGFGHLLAEGVRKAVDEHGFLGVFLGGLTSAAGGITAAMLFGLLAAVCFRSKDK